A window from Clupea harengus chromosome 14, Ch_v2.0.2, whole genome shotgun sequence encodes these proteins:
- the LOC105896191 gene encoding glutamate-rich protein 1, with translation MSIKKEVFLGKVLQKLYPAPAQLKLQTVVYPPSAEVESVANQTCVIAKSIKPVIGNGDGGIPALKSKKLYTVLPPPEAYSGGAQLPVVGPAPESTSKGSDPESEEPDDVQEEEPRRKRRRRRKGKVSEVLVNGAEGKESVTGSEVDAARTSPAEQLSRNKKRKLKKKRHREKLRSLGLAPQASVVEFTYQHKEDAEAGEDEAEDEEDECNDEQAAEVLDFLQTTLETYISDRSSPERTPPSGVDALLRSLSDRTAPPGELARLCGLKKLVLRRDTEELRRLLEDFQSSTAMPVEEASAVCTLFHYWIADIFPLGEVLKT, from the exons ATGTCGATTAAAAAAGAGG tTTTTCTAGGAAAAGTTCTGCAAAAACTTTACCCTGCACCCGCTCAACTAAAGCTTCAGACAGTTGTCTACCCACCTTCTGCTGAAGTCGAGTCGGTTGCTAATCAAACTTGTGTCATTGCAAAAAGCATTAAACCTGTCATAGGCAATG GTGATGGAGGAATACCCGCCCTTAAAAGTAAAAAGCTGTACACCGTGCTTCCACCTCCAGAGGCATACAGCGGTGGTGCTCAGTTACCAGTGGTGGGCCCTGCACCAGAGAGTACAAGCAAAGGGAGCGATCCAGAAA GTGAGGAGCCCGACGACGTCCAAGAGGAGGAaccaaggaggaagaggaggagaaggaggaaagggAAGGTCTCTGAGGTCCTGGTGAATGGagcagaggggaaggagagtgtCACGGGGTCAGAGGTCGACGCCGCCCGGACGAGCCCGGCAGAGCAGCTCAGCAGAAACAAGAAGCGGAAGCTGAAGAAGAAGCGGCACAGGGAGAAGCTGCGAAGCCTCGGCCTGGCACCCCAGGCCTCAGTCGTGGAGTTCACCTACCAGCACAAGGAGGAtgcagaggcaggagaggacgaagcagaggacgaggaggacgagtGTAACGATGAGCAGGCTGCTGAGGTGCTGGACTTCCTCCAGACCACACTAGAGACCTACATCTCAGACC GTTCCTCTCCTGAGAGaacgccccctagtggtgtAGACGCTCTTCTCCGCAGCCTGTCTGACAGAACAGCGCCCCCAGGTGAGCTGGCTCGTCTGTGCGGCCTGAAGAAGCTGGTGCTGCGGCGCGACACAGAGGAACTGAGGCGGTTGCTGGAGGACTTCCAGAGCAGCACGGCCATGCCTGTTG AGGAGGCTTCTGCTGTCTGCACTCTCTTTCACTATTGGATCGCAGACATTTTCCCTTTGGGTGAAGTCCTGAAGACCTGA
- the zgc:193593 gene encoding uncharacterized protein zgc:193593 encodes MKLGTLWSIKQVGTLEPSKMFFRLPRLPPRYIRYLQTQAVHSVDVKARSLVIPRMAMVLGALGIGMSGYSSRQLALHHSPSARVLQWMDEPAGGRPLAARGRFHTATALPHQAAAVPGLELQLYPVPKLP; translated from the exons ATGAAGCTTGGCACCTTGTGGTCCATCAAACAAGTCGGCACCCTGGAGCCATCGAAGATGTTTTTCCGCCTCCCAAGGCTACCTCCTCGGTACATCCGATATCTGCAG acACAGGCAGTGCATTCTGTGGATGTGAAGGCAAGAAGCTTGGTCATTCCCCGCATGGCTATGGTACTGGGTGCCCTGGGCATTGGAATGTCCGGGTATAGCTCACGCCAGCTTGCCCTGCACCATAGCCCCTCCGCCCGCGTGCTGCAGTGGATGGATGAACCTGCTGGTGGCAGACCCTTGGCTGCCCGGGGCAGATTCCACACAGCTACTGCTCTGCCTCACCAAGCAGCAGCCGTACCTGGTCTGGAGCTGCAGCTATACCCTGTGCCAAAATTACCATAG